Within the Verrucomicrobiia bacterium genome, the region CGCGGCCAGAAGACTGCGTTTCAACTGATGCGCGCGGGCACGCAGACTTCGCGCATCCACGCCGCCGTGCAGCAACTTTTCGTGCGTGAAGGTTACAAGACCGGCAAGGTGGATGGCCGCATGCAGGGATTTTTCCACGGAACCGGGCATGGTCTCGGCTTGGAAATTCACGAGGCGCCGCGCGTTGGGGCGACTTCAGTAGGCGCATTGAAAGCGGGACAGGTGGTCACGGTTGAGCCGGGTTTGTATTATCCTGATCTCGGTGGCGTGCGATTGGAAGATGTCGCCCTTGTCACCAGCGGCGCGCCCCGTAATTTAACGCAATTTGAAAAAGTTCTGGAAGTTTGATGTGCGTTGCCAATCTGCTTTTCCCGCCGTCGCTAATTTACTTGCGCGCTAGAGGCTAATCCCTACCTTTTGAATTGTTGCCAATGGCAGTAAAGAAAAAACGCGCATTGAAAGTTTCTCCGGCCCGCCGCAAAGCCAGCGGCAAGGCCAAGCCTGCGCGCACGAAAAAATCTCCCTCGCCACGCGCGAACGCTGCGCCGCCGGTCGCCGGCAAACCATCCGCCGCGGCAACTGCCGAACCCGCATTGGAAATCGTGGTCGCGCCCGAGGAGCTTTCGCCGCCGTTGCAGGAACGCGAGCGCTCGGCTTACGACGGCGATACCGCCATCAAACTTTATTTGCGCGAGATCGGCCAGGTGAAGCTGCTCACGCCGCAGGAGGAAATTGAACTCGCCGCGCGCATCAAGAAGGGCGACAAAAAAGCGCGCGAACAAATGATCAAGGCGAACCTGCGCCTGGTCGTCAAAATCGCCCGCGATTACGAGGGCATCGGACTGCCCCTGCTCGATCTTATCAGCGAGGGCAATATCGGTTTGATGAAGGCCGTGGAGCGTTTTGATCCGGCCAAGGGCGGCAAACTTTCGACTTACGGTTCGTGGTGGATCAAGCAAGCCATCAAACGCGCGCTCGCCAATCAATCTAAAACAATTCGTTTGCCCGTTCATCTCGTGGATAAAATTTCCAAGATGCGCCGCATCGGAATGAAATTACAGGAAGAACTTGGCCGCGAGCCGAC harbors:
- a CDS encoding sigma-70 family RNA polymerase sigma factor: MAVKKKRALKVSPARRKASGKAKPARTKKSPSPRANAAPPVAGKPSAAATAEPALEIVVAPEELSPPLQERERSAYDGDTAIKLYLREIGQVKLLTPQEEIELAARIKKGDKKAREQMIKANLRLVVKIARDYEGIGLPLLDLISEGNIGLMKAVERFDPAKGGKLSTYGSWWIKQAIKRALANQSKTIRLPVHLVDKISKMRRIGMKLQEELGREPTDEELADEMGMTAARVRQMRMAAIRPASLDAPIGDDDSNNFADVVEDENATTPYENLEDKTVTGMLQEMVKHLDEREATILRYRFGLDGGTEKTLEEVGEKFGVTRERVRQIQNLALKKLRKMIEKLEVQKNKEL